One window of the Pseudomonas sp. S04 genome contains the following:
- a CDS encoding lactate permease LctP family transporter, which yields MQTWQQLYSPLGSLGLSALAAVIPIVFFFLALAVFRLKGHVAGSITLALSILVAIFAFQMPVDMAFAAAGYGFAYGLWPIAWIIVAAVFLYKLTVKSGQFEVIRSSVLSITDDQRLQVLLIGFCFGAFLEGAAGFGAPVAITAALLVGLGFNPLYAAGLCLIANTAPVAFGALGIPIIVAGQVTGIDAFKIGAMTGRQLPLLSLFVPFWLVFMMDGMRGVRETWPAALVAGLSFAITQYFTSNFIGPELPDITSALASLISLTLFLKVWQPKRTAGAQIAGVTSDAVVTASVGGFGLKRSSVASPYSLGEIIKAWSPFLILTVLVTIWTLKPFKAMFAAGGSMYSWVFNFAIPHLDQMVVKVAPIVTNPTAIPAVFKLDPISATGTAIFFSALISMWVLKINFKTGLTTLKETFYELRWPILSIGMVLAFAFVTNYSGMSSTMALVLAGTGAAFPFFSPFLGWLGVFLTGSDTSSNALFSSLQATTAHQIGVSDTLLVAANTSGGVTGKMISPQSIAVACAATGLVGKESDLFRFTLKHSLFFATIVGLITLAQAYWFTGMLVH from the coding sequence ATGCAAACCTGGCAACAGCTCTACAGCCCGCTCGGCAGTCTCGGCTTGTCCGCGCTCGCGGCCGTTATCCCCATCGTATTTTTCTTCCTGGCCCTGGCCGTGTTCCGCCTCAAAGGACACGTCGCCGGCAGCATCACTCTGGCGTTGTCGATCCTGGTGGCAATCTTCGCCTTCCAGATGCCGGTCGACATGGCCTTCGCCGCCGCCGGTTATGGCTTTGCCTACGGACTGTGGCCGATTGCCTGGATCATCGTGGCCGCCGTGTTCCTCTACAAACTGACGGTCAAGAGTGGCCAGTTCGAAGTGATCCGCAGCTCCGTGCTGTCGATTACCGATGACCAGCGCCTGCAAGTGCTGCTGATCGGCTTCTGCTTCGGCGCTTTCCTCGAAGGCGCGGCGGGCTTCGGTGCACCGGTGGCCATTACCGCCGCCCTGCTGGTAGGCCTTGGCTTCAACCCGCTGTACGCCGCCGGCCTGTGCCTGATTGCCAACACCGCACCCGTCGCGTTTGGCGCGCTGGGCATCCCGATCATCGTCGCCGGCCAGGTGACGGGCATCGACGCCTTCAAGATCGGCGCCATGACCGGCCGCCAGCTGCCGCTGCTGTCGCTGTTCGTGCCGTTCTGGCTGGTGTTCATGATGGACGGCATGCGCGGCGTGCGGGAAACCTGGCCAGCCGCCCTGGTGGCCGGCCTGAGCTTCGCCATCACCCAGTACTTCACCTCCAACTTCATCGGCCCGGAACTGCCGGACATCACCTCGGCCCTGGCCAGCCTGATTTCCCTGACCCTGTTCCTCAAGGTCTGGCAGCCTAAACGTACCGCTGGCGCGCAGATCGCCGGTGTCACTTCGGACGCCGTAGTCACCGCCAGCGTCGGTGGTTTCGGGCTCAAACGCAGCAGCGTGGCTTCGCCCTACAGCCTGGGTGAAATCATCAAGGCCTGGTCGCCGTTCCTGATCCTCACCGTGCTGGTGACCATCTGGACCCTCAAGCCCTTCAAGGCGATGTTTGCCGCTGGCGGCTCGATGTACAGCTGGGTGTTCAACTTCGCCATCCCGCACCTGGACCAGATGGTGGTCAAGGTCGCCCCGATCGTCACCAACCCGACGGCCATTCCTGCGGTGTTCAAGCTGGACCCGATTTCGGCGACCGGCACGGCGATTTTCTTCTCCGCACTGATCTCGATGTGGGTGCTTAAGATCAATTTCAAAACTGGTCTGACCACTTTGAAAGAGACCTTCTACGAACTGCGCTGGCCGATTCTTTCGATCGGCATGGTGCTGGCGTTTGCCTTCGTCACCAACTACTCGGGCATGTCGTCGACCATGGCCCTGGTCCTGGCAGGCACCGGCGCGGCGTTCCCGTTCTTCTCGCCGTTCCTCGGCTGGCTGGGCGTGTTCCTGACCGGCTCGGACACCTCCTCCAATGCCCTGTTCAGTTCGCTGCAAGCGACCACCGCGCACCAGATCGGCGTCAGCGACACCTTGCTCGTGGCCGCCAACACCAGCGGCGGCGTAACCGGCAAAATGATCTCGCCACAATCGATCGCCGTGGCCTGCGCCGCGACCGGCCTGGTGGGCAAGGAATCGGATCTGTTCCGCTTCACCCTCAAGCACAGCCTATTCTTTGCAACCATTGTCGGCCTGATCACACTGGCCCAGGCCTATTGGTTCACTGGCATGCTGGTGCACTAA
- a CDS encoding FCD domain-containing protein, with protein MGFDQVRQRRLSDDIVEQLEGMILEGTLKSGERLPAERALAEQFGVSRPSLREAIQKLTAKGLLVSRQGGGNYVVESLGSTFSDPLLHLLESNPEAQRDLLEFRHTLEASCAYYAALRATEVDRQRLTAAFDELQDCYTRHDEVSRAEEGAADARFHLAIAEASHNAVLLHTIRGLFDLLKRNVVTNIGGMYQQRTETRDMLITQHRELYLAIIEGRAEQAREVSSRHILYVQEVLEEVRQQVQREARAERRKGM; from the coding sequence ATGGGGTTTGATCAGGTTCGTCAGCGCCGTTTGTCTGACGATATTGTCGAGCAGCTCGAAGGGATGATTCTCGAGGGCACGCTGAAGTCCGGGGAGCGGCTGCCGGCAGAGCGCGCTCTGGCTGAACAGTTTGGGGTGTCGCGGCCTTCGCTGCGCGAGGCGATCCAGAAATTGACAGCCAAGGGCTTGCTGGTCAGTCGCCAGGGTGGCGGCAATTATGTGGTCGAATCCCTGGGCTCGACCTTCAGCGATCCCCTGCTGCACCTGCTGGAGAGCAACCCCGAAGCCCAGCGTGACTTGCTGGAATTTCGTCACACCCTGGAAGCTTCATGCGCCTACTACGCGGCGTTGCGGGCGACTGAGGTCGACCGTCAGCGATTGACGGCGGCGTTCGATGAGTTGCAGGACTGCTACACCCGTCACGATGAAGTGAGCCGGGCGGAGGAGGGGGCTGCGGACGCCAGGTTTCACCTGGCGATTGCCGAGGCCAGCCACAACGCGGTGTTGCTGCACACCATTCGTGGGCTGTTCGATCTGCTCAAGCGCAACGTGGTGACCAACATCGGCGGTATGTACCAGCAACGCACGGAAACCCGCGACATGCTGATCACTCAGCACCGGGAGTTGTACCTGGCGATTATCGAAGGGCGCGCCGAACAGGCAAGAGAGGTCTCCAGTCGCCATATCCTGTATGTGCAGGAGGTGCTGGAAGAGGTGCGGCAGCAAGTGCAGCGCGAGGCCCGGGCGGAGCGGCGCAAGGGGATGTAG
- a CDS encoding transposase, which yields MRNSYSNEFKLKAVLMVLDEGLAVPDVCASLNIGPTALRRWVDQVRKERLGSTPVGAKAITPEQKEIQALKALLKQKDRDIEILKKASALLLMDSKDHFR from the coding sequence ATGCGTAACTCCTACTCCAACGAGTTCAAACTCAAAGCTGTGCTTATGGTGCTTGATGAGGGGCTAGCTGTCCCAGATGTCTGCGCCAGCCTGAACATCGGACCTACCGCATTACGTCGTTGGGTCGATCAAGTCCGCAAGGAGCGTCTGGGTTCAACACCGGTGGGGGCGAAAGCTATTACGCCTGAGCAAAAAGAAATCCAGGCGCTTAAAGCTCTGCTCAAGCAAAAAGATCGGGATATCGAAATCCTAAAAAAGGCCAGTGCTCTCCTGCTTATGGACTCCAAAGATCATTTCCGCTGA
- a CDS encoding IS3 family transposase, protein MSDCCRVFEVNRSSFYVWRQRQGRSNPEREKLIVVLIKQHKESRGSAGARTLSKELQAKGHRVGRYMARSLMKEAGIVSRQRRRHKYKSSGVEALVAPHELKRKFDVSAINQVWCGDVTYIQIGKRWLYFAAVLDLFARRLVGWSFSLISDATLTCEALRMAVELRGRPKEVLFHSDQGCQYTSHKFRNELVAHRINQSMSRKGQCWDNAPMERFFGSLKSEWMPEGGYSSEQEARADLQQYVMRYNNSRLHSYNDYRSPVAMEKMVA, encoded by the coding sequence ATTAGTGATTGTTGTCGTGTATTTGAAGTTAATCGAAGCAGTTTTTACGTCTGGCGTCAGCGTCAGGGCCGATCGAATCCTGAACGCGAGAAGCTCATCGTTGTTTTGATCAAGCAACACAAGGAGTCGAGGGGCTCTGCCGGTGCTCGGACTCTTTCCAAAGAACTGCAAGCAAAGGGGCATCGCGTGGGGCGCTACATGGCTCGCAGCCTAATGAAAGAGGCCGGTATCGTCAGTCGTCAGCGGCGGCGCCACAAATACAAATCTTCGGGCGTAGAGGCCTTGGTGGCGCCTCACGAGCTCAAGCGCAAGTTTGATGTCTCGGCGATCAATCAAGTCTGGTGCGGGGACGTCACCTACATTCAGATCGGTAAGCGTTGGCTGTATTTCGCGGCGGTTCTGGATTTATTTGCACGCCGCCTCGTGGGGTGGTCATTTTCACTGATATCCGATGCCACGTTGACGTGCGAAGCGTTACGCATGGCGGTTGAGCTGCGAGGACGACCCAAAGAGGTGTTGTTTCATTCCGACCAGGGATGCCAGTACACCAGTCACAAGTTCAGGAATGAGTTGGTGGCACACAGGATCAACCAGAGCATGAGTCGCAAGGGGCAATGTTGGGACAACGCCCCAATGGAGCGCTTCTTTGGCAGCCTGAAATCAGAATGGATGCCTGAAGGCGGATACAGCTCGGAGCAGGAAGCCCGAGCTGATTTGCAGCAATACGTGATGCGCTACAACAACTCCAGGCTCCACAGCTACAACGACTATCGCTCGCCGGTAGCCATGGAAAAAATGGTCGCGTAG
- the smpB gene encoding SsrA-binding protein SmpB: MAKQKKHPTGTIAQNKKARHDYFIEHRFEAGLVLAGWEVKSLRASKLQLVDSYVLLKDGEAWLLGSHITPLMTASTHVIADPVRTRKLLLNRRELEKLAAAVQQKGYACVCLSWYWSKHMVKCEIALGKGKKEYDKRDTERERDAGRELQRAVRNKGKED; encoded by the coding sequence ATGGCTAAACAGAAGAAACACCCAACAGGGACCATCGCGCAGAATAAAAAGGCGCGACACGATTACTTCATCGAACATCGGTTCGAGGCTGGTCTGGTCCTGGCCGGCTGGGAAGTAAAAAGTCTGCGGGCGAGCAAGCTGCAACTGGTCGACAGTTATGTGCTGCTCAAGGATGGCGAGGCCTGGCTGCTCGGCAGCCACATCACGCCCCTGATGACCGCCAGCACCCATGTCATTGCCGACCCGGTGCGCACTCGCAAATTGCTGCTCAACCGGCGCGAGCTGGAAAAGCTGGCAGCTGCCGTGCAGCAAAAAGGCTATGCGTGCGTATGCCTGTCCTGGTACTGGAGCAAGCACATGGTCAAGTGCGAGATCGCTCTGGGCAAGGGCAAGAAGGAATACGACAAGCGCGATACCGAGCGCGAACGTGATGCCGGCCGCGAGCTGCAGCGTGCGGTGCGCAACAAGGGCAAGGAAGACTAA
- a CDS encoding sodium-dependent transporter yields MSSDKVSVHGSWASRWVFILAATGSAVGLGSIWKFPYMVGVYGGGAFVLVFLACIALIGLPVMLAETLIGRRARQSPANALKVLALEAGHSAKWSWGAFAGMITALLILSFYSVVGGWSLDYIISMGRGDFQGVAADQVGAYFEGVIANPWRLTLWHSLFMLLSAAVIAKGVVAGLERSLRIMMPLLFVMLLVLLGYSMTTGHFMEGVHFMFDFDSAKVLGGLLPAMGHAFFSLSVGVGSIMIYGAYMPKDSSISGTVVGVALLDTFVSLLAGLALFPIVFAGGLNPSEGPGLMFVSLPFAFGNVAFGQVMGVVFFVLVAIAAWSSAISLLEPMVAYLVERTKIRRGWVTFWLAFSCWFVGLGTVFSFNIWKQAKFFVNDGAGFHLYQWGAHSGLDFFGVIDFFTSRIMLPLGGLCFVVFAGWVMNRGAVRDELSIRNPALFALTLFLMRYVAPIGILVVFAAQLWK; encoded by the coding sequence ATGTCGTCAGACAAGGTTTCAGTCCACGGTAGTTGGGCGAGCCGTTGGGTATTCATACTCGCTGCAACCGGCTCGGCCGTGGGCCTGGGAAGCATCTGGAAATTCCCCTACATGGTCGGCGTCTATGGCGGCGGTGCGTTTGTCCTGGTGTTCCTGGCGTGTATCGCGTTGATCGGCCTGCCGGTGATGCTGGCGGAAACCCTGATTGGCCGCCGAGCCCGGCAAAGTCCGGCGAACGCCTTGAAGGTGCTGGCGTTGGAGGCGGGGCATTCGGCGAAATGGTCCTGGGGGGCATTTGCCGGGATGATCACGGCGTTGCTGATCCTGTCTTTTTATAGCGTGGTCGGTGGCTGGTCCCTGGATTACATCATCAGCATGGGCCGGGGGGATTTCCAGGGTGTGGCGGCCGATCAGGTCGGCGCCTACTTTGAGGGGGTGATCGCCAACCCGTGGCGCCTGACACTCTGGCATAGCCTGTTCATGCTGCTGTCGGCGGCGGTCATTGCCAAGGGGGTGGTGGCGGGGCTGGAGCGCAGCCTGCGGATCATGATGCCGCTGCTGTTCGTGATGCTCCTGGTGTTGCTGGGCTACAGCATGACCACCGGGCATTTCATGGAGGGCGTGCATTTCATGTTCGACTTCGATTCGGCGAAAGTCCTTGGCGGCCTGTTGCCCGCCATGGGACATGCGTTCTTTTCCCTGAGCGTGGGCGTGGGCTCGATCATGATCTACGGTGCGTATATGCCCAAGGATTCGTCGATCTCCGGCACCGTGGTCGGGGTTGCCCTGCTGGACACCTTTGTTTCGCTGCTGGCCGGCCTGGCGTTGTTTCCGATTGTGTTTGCCGGCGGTTTGAACCCGAGTGAGGGGCCTGGGCTGATGTTTGTCAGCCTGCCTTTTGCCTTTGGTAATGTGGCGTTCGGCCAGGTGATGGGGGTGGTGTTTTTTGTCCTGGTGGCCATTGCCGCCTGGAGTTCGGCGATCTCGCTGCTTGAACCGATGGTCGCGTACCTGGTTGAGCGGACGAAAATTCGCCGGGGCTGGGTGACGTTCTGGCTGGCCTTCAGTTGCTGGTTTGTTGGCCTGGGGACGGTGTTTTCCTTCAATATCTGGAAGCAGGCCAAGTTTTTTGTGAACGACGGCGCCGGGTTTCACCTCTACCAATGGGGTGCGCACAGCGGCCTGGACTTCTTTGGCGTGATCGATTTCTTCACCTCGCGGATCATGTTGCCGCTCGGTGGATTGTGTTTTGTGGTGTTTGCGGGTTGGGTCATGAATCGGGGAGCGGTGCGCGACGAATTGTCGATCCGCAATCCGGCGCTGTTTGCCCTGACCTTGTTTTTGATGCGCTATGTGGCGCCCATCGGCATTCTTGTAGTGTTTGCCGCCCAGCTGTGGAAGTGA
- a CDS encoding type II toxin-antitoxin system RatA family toxin, which yields MTTHIQRSALLPYPAQALYDLVNDVARYPEFLPWCSEAKVMESSAEHMRASVGVAKGGLSQHFVTRNTLVPGHSIEMNLEEGPFTQLHGLWVFKPLGEKACKISLDLTFDYAGPIVRATLGPLFNQAANTLVDAFCQRAKQLHG from the coding sequence ATGACGACCCATATTCAACGTTCGGCCCTGTTGCCGTATCCGGCGCAAGCGCTTTATGACCTGGTCAATGACGTGGCGCGTTATCCGGAGTTCCTGCCCTGGTGTTCCGAGGCCAAGGTGATGGAAAGCTCCGCCGAGCATATGCGTGCCAGCGTCGGGGTGGCCAAGGGTGGGCTCAGCCAGCATTTTGTTACGCGTAACACGCTGGTGCCTGGGCATTCGATCGAGATGAACCTTGAGGAAGGGCCTTTCACCCAGCTGCATGGTCTCTGGGTGTTCAAGCCCTTGGGCGAGAAGGCCTGCAAGATCAGCCTGGACCTGACGTTCGACTACGCCGGGCCGATTGTGCGGGCGACACTGGGGCCGCTGTTCAATCAGGCTGCCAATACCCTGGTGGATGCGTTCTGTCAGCGGGCCAAGCAACTGCATGGTTGA
- a CDS encoding RnfH family protein yields the protein MVESMMDVEVVYAAVDRQVLLAVQVPAGCSVRSALQLSGIAGEFAELDLASCVVGIFGRVVVDPEHCLVRAGDRIEIYRPLLADPKEVRRLRAAKAARARGD from the coding sequence ATGGTTGAGTCGATGATGGACGTCGAGGTGGTGTATGCCGCCGTTGATCGTCAGGTGTTGCTGGCGGTTCAGGTGCCTGCGGGGTGTAGTGTGCGTTCGGCACTGCAGTTGTCGGGGATAGCCGGGGAGTTTGCGGAGCTGGATCTGGCGAGTTGTGTTGTGGGTATTTTTGGCAGGGTGGTGGTTGATCCTGAGCACTGCCTGGTTCGGGCGGGGGATCGGATTGAGATTTATCGGCCGTTGTTGGCTGATCCCAAGGAGGTTCGTCGGTTGCGGGCGGCTAAGGCGGCGCGGGCTAGGGGGGATTGA
- a CDS encoding outer membrane protein assembly factor BamE: MQNTKLLLTSFTFVGLLALAGCSFPGVYKIDIQQGNVVTQDMIDQLRPGMTRRQVRFIMGNPLLTDTFHANRWDYLYSLQPGGGERQQERISVIFNPDDQLVSLSGDFMPGVSRDEALMGKDSGTSVSAPVENVEQPKPEKPVKPGSLLDQIQKDVDGVETVPVPTPEPLDTTQ; this comes from the coding sequence ATGCAAAACACCAAGCTCTTGCTAACCAGTTTCACCTTCGTGGGACTGCTCGCACTCGCCGGTTGTTCATTCCCCGGGGTTTACAAAATCGACATCCAGCAGGGCAATGTCGTCACGCAGGACATGATAGACCAGTTACGCCCGGGAATGACCCGTCGGCAAGTACGGTTTATCATGGGCAACCCTCTGCTGACCGACACGTTCCATGCCAATCGCTGGGATTACCTGTACAGCCTGCAGCCTGGCGGCGGTGAACGCCAACAGGAACGCATCAGCGTTATCTTCAATCCAGACGACCAACTCGTCAGCTTGTCGGGCGACTTCATGCCTGGCGTAAGCCGTGATGAAGCCCTGATGGGCAAGGACAGCGGCACCAGCGTGTCCGCCCCAGTGGAAAACGTCGAACAGCCAAAACCAGAAAAGCCGGTCAAGCCAGGCTCGCTACTGGACCAGATCCAGAAAGACGTCGACGGCGTAGAAACCGTACCGGTACCAACACCTGAGCCGTTGGACACCACGCAGTAA
- the fur gene encoding ferric iron uptake transcriptional regulator produces the protein MVENSELRKAGLKVTLPRVKILQMLDSAEQRHMSAEDVYKALMEAGEDVGLATVYRVLTQFEAAGLVVRHNFDGGHAVFELADGGHHDHMVNVDSGEVIEFFDEEIEKLQKAIVEKHGFELVDHNLVLYVRTKK, from the coding sequence ATGGTTGAAAATAGCGAACTACGCAAAGCCGGCCTTAAAGTGACCCTGCCACGGGTCAAAATTCTGCAAATGCTCGATTCCGCCGAGCAGCGTCACATGAGTGCCGAGGATGTCTACAAGGCACTGATGGAAGCTGGCGAGGATGTCGGTCTGGCCACGGTTTACCGTGTACTGACTCAATTCGAAGCCGCTGGTCTTGTGGTCCGTCATAACTTCGACGGCGGCCACGCGGTCTTCGAACTGGCTGACGGCGGTCACCACGACCATATGGTCAACGTGGATTCCGGTGAAGTGATCGAATTCTTCGACGAAGAAATCGAAAAGCTTCAGAAGGCGATCGTCGAGAAGCACGGTTTCGAGTTGGTGGATCACAACTTGGTGCTGTACGTACGTACTAAAAAGTAA
- the recN gene encoding DNA repair protein RecN, whose protein sequence is MLVHLSVHNYAIVEHLDLELDRGMSVITGETGAGKSIMLDALGLTLGDRADSGVVRPGAEKADILATFDLVDIPEARTWLAERDLDNDGPCILRRVITAEGRSRGYINGTPCPLGDLKALGELLIDIHSQHEHQSLLKTDTHRRLLDEYAGATDLARQVQLAAQRWRQTRQELERLSNSGDEQRARHQLLSYQLEELENLGLGDNELEQLEQEHKNLTNAETLLGICRQVVEQCSESDSGNVLNALTASLNRLSSVNNSVNALGEATNLLTSAQIQVEEAVGELNRFLDNFDADPARLQQLEERLDTIYTLARKHRIQPTEVADLQQRLLDELETLNANDESIERLSEELGAFARHYQEKARELSDLRHQASSSLAHAVEQEIQRLGMPGGRFSIELRANTSAELLPNGLEQVELLVSANPGQPLKALAKVASGGELSRISLAIQVITAQTSRIPTLVFDEVDVGIGGPTAEIVGQLLRRLGERGQVLTVTHLPQVASQGHQHLFVHKVRGDQATRTAVSKLSKNERIEEVARMLGGIDLTKESLAHAKKMVVTAKS, encoded by the coding sequence ATGCTGGTGCACCTGTCCGTACACAACTACGCCATCGTTGAACATCTCGATCTCGAACTGGATCGCGGGATGAGCGTGATCACAGGGGAAACCGGCGCCGGCAAGTCGATCATGCTCGACGCCCTGGGTCTGACCCTGGGCGATCGCGCCGACAGCGGCGTGGTACGCCCGGGCGCGGAAAAGGCCGACATCCTCGCCACCTTCGACCTGGTTGATATCCCCGAAGCCCGCACCTGGCTCGCCGAGCGCGACCTGGACAACGACGGCCCGTGCATCCTGCGCCGGGTCATCACCGCCGAGGGTCGCTCGCGCGGCTACATCAACGGCACGCCCTGCCCCCTTGGCGACCTCAAGGCCCTCGGCGAACTGCTGATCGACATCCACAGCCAGCACGAGCACCAGTCACTGCTCAAGACCGATACCCATCGCCGCCTGCTGGACGAATATGCCGGCGCCACCGACCTGGCCCGCCAGGTCCAGCTCGCCGCCCAGCGCTGGCGCCAGACCCGCCAGGAACTCGAACGCCTGTCCAACTCCGGCGACGAACAGCGCGCTCGCCACCAGTTGCTCAGCTATCAACTCGAAGAGCTGGAAAACCTCGGCCTCGGCGACAACGAGCTGGAGCAGCTTGAGCAAGAGCATAAAAACCTGACCAACGCAGAAACCCTGCTGGGCATTTGCCGACAGGTGGTCGAGCAGTGCAGCGAAAGTGATTCCGGTAATGTGCTGAACGCCCTGACTGCCAGCCTCAATCGCCTGTCCAGCGTCAACAACTCGGTCAACGCCCTGGGTGAAGCCACCAACTTGCTCACCAGTGCGCAGATCCAGGTCGAAGAAGCAGTCGGCGAACTGAACCGATTCCTCGACAACTTCGACGCCGATCCGGCACGCCTGCAACAACTCGAAGAGCGCCTGGACACCATCTATACCCTGGCACGCAAACACCGGATCCAGCCGACCGAGGTAGCCGACCTCCAGCAACGCCTGCTGGACGAGCTCGAAACCCTGAATGCCAACGATGAGTCCATCGAGCGCCTCAGCGAAGAACTGGGGGCTTTCGCCCGCCACTACCAAGAGAAAGCCCGGGAACTGAGTGACTTGCGCCACCAGGCTTCCTCCAGCCTGGCCCACGCCGTCGAACAGGAAATCCAGCGCCTGGGCATGCCGGGCGGGCGTTTCAGCATCGAACTACGCGCCAACACCAGCGCCGAGCTGCTGCCCAATGGCCTGGAGCAGGTGGAACTGTTGGTCAGCGCCAACCCCGGGCAACCGCTCAAGGCGCTGGCGAAAGTCGCCTCCGGTGGCGAGCTGTCGCGCATCAGCCTGGCCATTCAGGTGATCACCGCGCAAACCTCGCGCATACCGACCCTGGTGTTCGACGAAGTGGACGTGGGCATCGGCGGCCCGACCGCGGAAATTGTCGGCCAACTGCTGCGCCGCCTTGGCGAGCGCGGCCAGGTCCTGACGGTCACGCACCTGCCGCAGGTGGCCTCCCAGGGGCATCAACACCTGTTTGTGCACAAGGTCCGCGGCGACCAAGCCACGCGCACTGCGGTATCCAAACTGAGCAAGAACGAGCGAATAGAAGAAGTGGCACGAATGCTGGGGGGTATCGACCTGACCAAGGAATCCCTGGCTCACGCGAAAAAAATGGTGGTAACGGCCAAAAGTTGA
- the grpE gene encoding nucleotide exchange factor GrpE — MADEQTLDTQNLDANQAPQASGEDLVARVQVLEEQLAGAQDQALRVAADLQNVRRRAEQDVEKAHKFALEKFAGDLLPIIDSLERGLELSNPDDESIRPMREGIELTLKMFQDTLKRYQLEAIDPEGEPFNAEHHQAMAMQESADMEPNSVLKVFQKGYVLNGRLLRPAMVVVSKAPAPVSPSIDEQA; from the coding sequence ATGGCTGACGAACAGACGCTGGATACGCAAAATCTAGACGCCAATCAGGCTCCCCAAGCATCGGGTGAAGACCTGGTGGCTCGTGTACAAGTGCTCGAAGAGCAACTGGCTGGCGCTCAGGATCAGGCTTTGCGTGTTGCAGCTGATCTGCAGAACGTCCGCCGTCGCGCCGAGCAGGATGTAGAAAAGGCTCACAAGTTCGCGCTGGAAAAATTCGCTGGCGACCTGCTGCCGATCATCGACAGCCTGGAGCGCGGCCTGGAGTTGTCCAATCCGGACGACGAAAGCATTCGTCCGATGCGTGAAGGGATTGAACTGACCCTGAAAATGTTCCAGGACACCCTCAAGCGTTATCAGCTGGAAGCGATCGATCCGGAAGGTGAGCCGTTCAACGCCGAGCACCATCAGGCGATGGCGATGCAGGAAAGCGCCGACATGGAACCCAACAGCGTACTGAAGGTGTTCCAGAAGGGCTACGTGCTCAATGGTCGCCTGCTGCGCCCGGCCATGGTTGTGGTCAGCAAGGCCCCGGCGCCGGTTTCGCCCTCGATTGACGAGCAGGCTTGA